A window from Neobacillus sp. PS3-40 encodes these proteins:
- a CDS encoding cyclodeaminase/cyclohydrolase family protein: MNYQEVFEKILDTKDVTIGGGSASSISGAMAAGLSGMVARLSVGKDYGLTDEQYLRIADELDELGKKLEAGSVADADAYMQIINAYKLPKATDEEKEVRKAAIQAAGVTAATQPMDNAKLCLDLHKLCVSLKGVSNTNAESDLLIGIGLSTLGIRGCVMNIKANLGIIKDESKVAFFNEQINYFENYLSEIEGK, encoded by the coding sequence ATGAATTATCAAGAAGTATTTGAGAAAATCCTTGATACAAAAGATGTAACAATCGGTGGGGGATCTGCTTCATCCATTTCAGGTGCAATGGCAGCTGGGTTGTCAGGAATGGTAGCAAGACTTAGTGTTGGTAAAGACTACGGACTTACTGATGAACAATACTTAAGAATTGCGGATGAGTTAGATGAATTAGGGAAAAAACTAGAGGCTGGATCTGTTGCTGATGCTGATGCTTATATGCAAATTATCAATGCATATAAGTTACCAAAGGCAACAGACGAAGAGAAGGAAGTACGTAAAGCAGCTATTCAAGCTGCTGGAGTTACCGCAGCGACACAACCTATGGACAACGCAAAACTTTGTTTGGATCTCCATAAACTTTGTGTAAGTTTAAAAGGAGTTTCAAATACAAATGCAGAGTCTGATCTTTTGATAGGCATTGGACTTTCTACTTTAGGCATTCGCGGATGTGTAATGAATATTAAAGCAAACCTAGGCATTATAAAAGACGAAAGTAAAGTGGCTTTTTTCAA